One segment of Streptomyces sp. NA02950 DNA contains the following:
- a CDS encoding DUF1330 domain-containing protein, whose translation MPKGYWVSAYRTVSDPEKLAAYNKLAGPAVAAGGGRILTRGSRVVAHDAGFAERTVLIEFDSFEQAVAAHESAAYQEALAALSDGVERDFRIVEGVD comes from the coding sequence ATGCCCAAGGGCTACTGGGTCAGCGCCTACCGCACCGTTTCAGACCCTGAGAAGCTGGCTGCTTACAACAAGCTGGCCGGTCCGGCCGTCGCGGCCGGGGGCGGTCGGATCCTCACCCGTGGCAGTCGGGTCGTGGCGCATGACGCCGGATTCGCCGAGCGCACCGTCCTGATCGAGTTCGACAGCTTCGAGCAGGCCGTCGCGGCGCACGAGAGCGCGGCCTACCAGGAGGCGCTGGCCGCCCTCTCCGACGGCGTCGAGCGCGACTTCCGCATCGTCGAAGGCGTCGACTGA
- a CDS encoding MFS transporter — MTGEPVGGVAVKALPAARSEARLLVPALMFIALVVAAVASLGAPLITSVATSFHVSLGSAQWTLTVALLSGAVATPVLGRLGAGPHRRATILTTLAVVVAGSALTVLPLPFAWLLAGRAAQGVGLGLTALMMGVARDHLPEERGAAVIALISVVSIIGAGVGYPLAALLAEFGGVRAAYGLGLVVTAAALLAAWRSMPEAPEGRSAHVDVAGAVVLAAALLLALFLAGERNLWSRHLAVAAGLAVVAVVLLCVWAVIELRSTTPLVDVRAVRHPAVAGANLAMFVGGIGMYLLLTLITRYAQTPHGAGYGFGLTTFVAGLVLIPFSVLGFVAGKLTPRVRRRIADPLLLAGSAVVVGGGFALFAAARSDLAELFAAMAVLGFGVGGFSAAMPGVILAVTPKSETSSAMSFNYVVRSVGYSLGSAIGGLILAAGTGPGHLFPDDSAYTTAALVGIGAMAITTLTGLALARRRSSETNP, encoded by the coding sequence GTGACCGGGGAACCGGTCGGCGGGGTCGCGGTGAAGGCGCTCCCGGCGGCGCGTTCCGAGGCGCGGCTGCTGGTCCCCGCTCTGATGTTCATCGCTCTGGTCGTGGCGGCGGTCGCCAGCCTCGGGGCGCCGCTCATCACCAGCGTGGCGACCTCGTTCCACGTCTCGCTCGGCAGCGCGCAGTGGACGCTGACCGTCGCGCTGCTCAGCGGCGCCGTCGCCACGCCGGTCCTGGGCCGGCTCGGAGCCGGCCCGCACCGGCGGGCCACGATCCTCACCACGCTGGCGGTCGTCGTCGCCGGCAGCGCGCTCACCGTGCTGCCGCTGCCGTTCGCGTGGCTGCTGGCCGGCAGGGCGGCCCAGGGAGTCGGGCTCGGGCTGACGGCGCTGATGATGGGCGTGGCCCGGGACCACCTCCCCGAGGAGCGCGGGGCGGCCGTGATCGCCCTGATCTCGGTGGTCTCGATCATCGGGGCCGGCGTCGGCTACCCGCTGGCCGCACTGCTCGCCGAGTTCGGCGGGGTACGGGCCGCCTACGGCCTCGGCCTGGTCGTCACCGCCGCCGCCCTCCTGGCCGCGTGGCGTTCCATGCCCGAAGCCCCCGAAGGCCGCTCCGCCCACGTGGACGTGGCGGGCGCGGTCGTCCTGGCCGCTGCGCTGCTCCTGGCGCTGTTCCTCGCCGGCGAACGGAATCTGTGGAGCCGGCACCTCGCCGTGGCGGCGGGCCTCGCCGTCGTCGCGGTGGTGCTGCTCTGCGTCTGGGCCGTCATCGAGCTGCGCAGCACGACGCCCCTGGTCGATGTGCGGGCGGTGCGGCACCCGGCGGTCGCCGGGGCGAACCTCGCCATGTTCGTGGGCGGGATCGGCATGTACCTCCTGCTCACGCTCATCACCCGGTACGCGCAGACGCCGCACGGCGCCGGCTACGGCTTCGGGCTGACGACCTTCGTCGCCGGGCTGGTCCTCATCCCGTTCTCGGTGCTGGGGTTCGTCGCCGGCAAGCTCACGCCGCGGGTCCGGAGGCGGATCGCCGACCCCCTGCTCCTGGCCGGCAGCGCCGTCGTGGTCGGCGGCGGGTTCGCCCTGTTCGCGGCGGCCCGGTCGGACCTGGCCGAACTGTTCGCGGCGATGGCCGTGCTCGGCTTCGGCGTCGGCGGCTTCTCGGCCGCGATGCCCGGCGTCATCCTGGCCGTCACCCCCAAGAGCGAGACGTCGAGCGCCATGAGCTTCAACTACGTCGTCCGCAGCGTCGGGTACTCCCTGGGCAGCGCCATCGGCGGCCTGATCCTCGCCGCGGGCACCGGCCCCGGCCACCTCTTCCCCGACGACAGCGCCTACACCACCGCGGCGCTGGTCGGCATCGGCGCCATGGCGATCACGACGCTGACAGGCCTCGCTCTCGCCCGCCGACGCTCGTCCGAGACCAACCCGTAA
- a CDS encoding MarR family winged helix-turn-helix transcriptional regulator — protein MSLTSAATLATLDRTGPRRITDLAAVEGVTQPAMTALIRVMEESGLVERRGDASDKRVTLVCLTEAGASYVRTRHQAGVHAFERLIGELTDDEVEALVAALPALKHLAELESQDREGPKR, from the coding sequence ATGAGCCTGACGTCCGCCGCCACCCTGGCCACCCTGGACCGGACCGGCCCGCGGCGCATCACCGATCTGGCCGCGGTCGAGGGCGTCACCCAGCCCGCGATGACCGCCCTGATCCGGGTGATGGAGGAGTCCGGCCTGGTCGAGCGGCGGGGCGACGCGTCCGACAAGCGGGTCACGCTGGTGTGCCTGACCGAGGCCGGCGCCTCCTATGTCCGGACGCGGCACCAGGCGGGCGTCCACGCGTTCGAGCGGTTGATCGGCGAGCTCACCGACGACGAGGTCGAGGCGCTGGTGGCGGCCCTTCCGGCGCTGAAGCATCTGGCAGAGCTCGAAAGCCAGGACCGCGAAGGGCCGAAGCGGTGA